The Anabas testudineus chromosome 1, fAnaTes1.2, whole genome shotgun sequence genomic sequence acacacacacattcacacagcagtTTTGAAagtccacatacagtatttcttcCTGTATTactacatacatactgtattttatccCTATcacacaatgcacacacacacaacttgcTCTACTCTCCGGCAGCGCTGTGCCAACTCCTCCAGCTTTACAAATATGATAAGACCAAAGCTGCAAGAACTCTCCCAGCGCTATGGTAATGGTTAACCAGATAATTCACTTAGGGGTGGGAATAGAAAACAGGGGTtattctgtcttcttttctgtaCTTGCGCGCCTTCAATGAGTTGAATTTATTCATAGAAGGACTCAGAATGGAGGAGACGTTGcaacaagagaaaaaagacTTGGAATATCAAAATCCAAATGATGACCAAGGTACGCTTTTCAGtgtcttattttgaaattgaGTACTCAAATATTTACGGTACACACAAGAAAGTTGAGTGAGCCAGTTGTTCGTTTGCataatgcatgtttttgtttgtttgtttgtttttggtcagCTCAGACCCAGAAGGCTTTTTTTATCAAGAGACAAGTTTATTCTATCTGTGTGGTTGCTCTTTAAAGACTCACAGTGTAAAGCAGGATGGGGTCTGTCACCTTAACCAGTACTGTTTAACAAATACTACTCtgtatatatagtttttttgtATGTTCTACTGGTTCATGTGATTAATCTGAAGGGGTTTCTGTGTTTAAGGTGGCATCCGTCGCAGATTACGGGACAGAGATCTGCTCAGGAAGAGAAAGGCTGAAGCAGAACAGAAGGAAACTAACCAGTGGGTTTTTGGGTAAAGTTATAGAAAAGCACAGTGAACTTTGGGGAAGTGAcctacatttacagtttatcCATTTATAATTTGGAGTAGCCACGTTTGGTTTGGCAGTAAAGAAGAAGATGCATTACACGGTAGCTCTAAAACAAGAGAGAACATAAGTTTCATTAGGTTAGTAAGACTAATGAAGACAACTTCACAATGTGCTTTACAGTGCACGTAACGAACATTATCACCACCCTTGCAGCTTATCACTCCTCTGGTTTATATTGAATATGGGGCAAGAGGAAACCAAAGGTTGCTCTAGTGTTTCTATTGACTTCTCAGATCCAGGTGAAGGACTTTGGACTATTAGTTTTGCAAACGTATCACAAAGAGCTGGATCAGTGTCTCCTGCTGTTGAGCTCGATTACAATTGTTGTACTCTTTCACTTTCAGGTTGGAGAGCCAGAGGAAGAGACCAAGGGCTGATGAGAAGAGCGGCACAAAGAAGAGAGGCAGACCCCGGAAAACTGAACCCACACCAGAGATATCTGTCATTCaggaagaggcagcagcagccccGGAAGCTCCTGCAGTAGTGGCGGTGCCTGAACCTGCGGGGGTCATCCCAGATCAAACATCAGGATCCCTTACCCCATTACTTACTGTGGGTGGTGACACACTGGAATCACAACCAGCTTCTTCCCTCGCTGCCCCTGCTGTTGTGCCACTGCTTGGATCTGTCCAAAGCCCCGTCTTTGCTCCTGCTCTAACATCTCCAGCTCCAGTTAACCCAAGTCCAGCTGGTGTTCCTGCTCCATCTCCTGCAAAAAGTGTAAATACGGCTCCAGTTCCAGCACCAGATGCTGTTTCAGTTCCAGCTCTGTCCCAAGTCCCAGtcccagctgcagctcctgctccCCCGCTGGTGGAGACTCTCTACACGGAGTCTCAAGGCAGGGAGACCATTGACCAGGTCCTGATTGAGGACTTGGGTCcagatgaggaggaagacatCTCTCTATCACAAGAGAAAAGAGCTGATGAAGGTACAAAagaaacatatatatatatatatatatatatataatgttcCTCTGAAACACTGCCTGGTTTAAgagttctgtctgtttttttttaaataatataataaataaataaatgtaataaataaagctttttttctCTTAATGTTAACTAtataatgtttgtctgtcttcttttaTAGATTTGACTGAGACGCCGCAGATCAGTGTacctgaacaaaacaaaatgttctcagTTCCAACTTTGTCCTCTCCGCCTCCATCACAAGAATATCTCCCAGGAAATTAATTCTAATTGTCTCATAATACCCTTTTCATAGACTGCCTCAGTTCAGAACATGCCAAGCCAGACTACTTCTTTTTCTATCATAGCTTTTATTTGACTATTGTTTTGGTTAGTTTGCAGCCTGTTGGTTGAAGACAAGAAATGTCGAGGATATGCATTGcttatttgaaaaatgtatgaATTCAAACCAAGCCTGTATGCTTATTTATTCTTGGTTTGTGCTTCACTACGAAGCTTATGAAATctattttttactttgcatttaGTCAACAGCAAGAGCCTGCTTTATTTTCAAAGTAAACAGGCCTTTATTAATGAAACTGGTAATGATGTAATTGTGGGTTTATTTGATCGAATTTtgtaaaagttgtttttcatctAATAAAAGACACCAATTACTCTATCTGACTGTTGTCATTATTATCCgtcaacaacagtaaaacaggtGCAAAtatataatcaataataaaataaaagagctTGTTTCAATTTGTTGCGACTCTGCAATTCGTTTTGATTTTCAATGTATTGTCAAAATGTAGTTATTCCtgcatttgtattgttttatcaTATGGAAAACAGGAGTGATAAGATACAATAATTTATACCCAATATTATCAAAACTATGGCCAAATCATGAATCACTGATAAATGTGAATTTTCTAACAACACACttagaaaaatataataaaagtaaaaagtatctCTCACTGCTACAGTGTGAACAGAATATtattaaaattgtaaaattgtGTAGCTAACTGTGGCTCTCATTCactgttttgtatattttatctGCCTTTTTGTAAAACTGTACTTTGTGCTTGTATGATATGTGTATTTCCCACTTAACTTTATTCTGTGTACACTGGTGGAAGTATTTTGATCCAGTGCAAGCAGCAATACCACAATACAAAAGTACTCCATCAGAATATTACAtgaggaaaataataattttgaatATTATAGAATTATAAAATTATAGAAATACTCATTATACAGCAGTGTAATCACTGTCAGTGTAACAGTATTATACATGATTTACTATGTATAGTATTATTATGTTCTGCTTTATGaatatcacatttacatattgtaaattaaatctgaatctgtaaAATCACTAAAGCTTTGAGTATTACAGTAAATGTCGTGGTGGAATGTAACTAAATAGACCTACATTTCCtcaaatactgtacttacaacaacacacatttgAGGTACTTTACTTAAGTATTGACTTTTCATGCAATTAGTacttaattattaatattatttatatttgtctttatgcaaaacaaatgaatattttacaatttattGTACTTTGTTATAAAGTCTtatttaaaattgttaaaaatCAGCTGCGTTTCTATTAATGCATGAGAAACAATAATCAATAGTGACATTTAGAGTTTGCAGTTCTTTTTAAACACATGGTCTTCTGTAATCTTCAGAGTAAAGTCAGTAAATAGTTGACAGTCcatcatttatttacaacaatatgtttctttattgttttatggctgtgttttgaattttcaTAATTTCTGAAGATGAGGTTATA encodes the following:
- the hemgn gene encoding predicted GPI-anchored protein 58 isoform X1, producing MEETLQQEKKDLEYQNPNDDQGGIRRRLRDRDLLRKRKAEAEQKETNQWVFGLESQRKRPRADEKSGTKKRGRPRKTEPTPEISVIQEEAAAAPEAPAVVAVPEPAGVIPDQTSGSLTPLLTVGGDTLESQPASSLAAPAVVPLLGSVQSPVFAPALTSPAPVNPSPAGVPAPSPAKSVNTAPVPAPDAVSVPALSQVPVPAAAPAPPLVETLYTESQGRETIDQVLIEDLGPDEEEDISLSQEKRADEDLTETPQISVPEQNKMFSVPTLSSPPPSQEYLPGN
- the hemgn gene encoding skin secretory protein xP2 isoform X2, which translates into the protein MEETLQQEKKDLEYQNPNDDQGGIRRRLRDRDLLRKRKAEAEQKETNQLESQRKRPRADEKSGTKKRGRPRKTEPTPEISVIQEEAAAAPEAPAVVAVPEPAGVIPDQTSGSLTPLLTVGGDTLESQPASSLAAPAVVPLLGSVQSPVFAPALTSPAPVNPSPAGVPAPSPAKSVNTAPVPAPDAVSVPALSQVPVPAAAPAPPLVETLYTESQGRETIDQVLIEDLGPDEEEDISLSQEKRADEDLTETPQISVPEQNKMFSVPTLSSPPPSQEYLPGN